The following are encoded in a window of Colletotrichum lupini chromosome 3, complete sequence genomic DNA:
- a CDS encoding uroporphyrinogen-III synthase yields MAQNPSFALAVKVPVLLLKTKSTPGDSYEDLLSGETDGCAFEPAFVPVLHHTFQKQGMATVRHVLQQREINAGNDASYGGLIFTSQRAVEAFASLVDEKKGPSDSHPHQELKLKPLDRNKAELTGLTGTEEEWPHLQNIPVYSVGPATTRALQSVSQHAPLQIFGEHTGNGDALAKYILDHYGRWYQDRQTKPPLLFLVGEQRRDIIPKTLMNTALPSEKRIQVDEVVVYGTGVMESFPQDFEKHLKDTEGLPMRWVVVFSPTGCEGMLRGLGMLDESTGKVKKDGLEGRKTFIATIGPTTRDYLRRTFDLDPDVCAEEPSPTGVQRGILDFMGQQT; encoded by the coding sequence ATGGCTCAGAACCCCTCATTTGCTTTGGCAGTCAAGGTGCCTGTCCTGCTGCTCAAGACAAAGTCAACTCCGGGCGACTCGTACGAGGACTTACTCTCAGGTGAAACTGACGGGTGTGCCTTCGAACCAGCTTTTGTCCCGGTCCTGCACCACACCTTTCAGAAACAGGGCATGGCGACGGTCAGGCATGTCTTGCAGCAACGTGAGATTAATGCTGGCAACGACGCCTCTTACGGCGGTCTCATTTTTACCTCGCAGCGAGCGGTCGAGGCGTTTGCCAGCCTGGTGGATGAGAAGAAGGGTCCGTCGGATTCGCACCCGCATCAAGAGCTTAAACTCAAGCCTCTCGACCGTAACAAAGCAGAGCTAACCGGATTGACAGGCACTGAAGAAGAGTGGCCTCATCTCCAAAATATACCAGTCTACAGCGTTGGCCCGGCTACCACACGAGCTCTCCAGTCCGTCTCACAGCACGCCCCGTTGCAAATATTCGGCGAGCACACGGGCAATGGCGATGCCTTGGCCAAGTACATTTTGGACCACTATGGCCGATGGTACCAAGACCGGCAGACGAAGCCACCGCTGCTCTTCCTCGTTGGCGAGCAGAGGCGGGACATCATCCCGAAAACCCTCATGAACACCGCTTTGCCCAGCGAGAAAAGAATCCAGGTGGACGAGGTCGTGGTCTACGGCACGGGTGTCATGGAGTCTTTTCCTCAAGACTTTGAGAAACACCTGAAAGATACTGAGGGCCTGCCGATGCGGTGGGTAGTTGTCTTCTCCCCGACTGGTTGCGAAGGGATGTTGCGCGGGCTGGGGATGCTGGACGAGTCCACAGGGAAGGTCAAGAAGGACGGGCTCGAGGGACGTAAAACGTTCATTGCAACGATCGGTCCGACGACGAGGGACTATCTAAGACGAACGTTCGATTTGGATCCAGATGTTTGTGCTGAAGAGCCAAGCCCAACAGGCGTCCAACGAGGAATCCTTGATTTCATGGGACAGCAGACATAA